A stretch of DNA from Trueperaceae bacterium:
ACGACCTTCTTCATCCTGACTGGCACCCACGGGGTCCACGTGACGGTCGGGGTCATCTGGCTGGTGAGCCTGCTCGTGACCTCCTACATACGGCCCATGAAGGCCAAGGACGCCGTCTACCTGGAGATCGCGGGCCTCTACTGGCACTTCGTCGACATCGTGTGGATCGTCATCTTCACGGTCGTCTACCTCGTGGAATTCGTGTGAGCGGGGCGCGAGAGAATGTCTGAAGGCAAGCACACCTCCGTAAGCACCTACGTGATCGTCGCGCTCATCCTCGGCGTCATCACCTACGTCGAGTTCGCGCTCGTCGAGTACCCGCAGGCGTGGCTGGGGTCGGGCTGGACGATCTTCCTGCTCGTGGCGCTGTCGATCGTCAAGTTCGTGATGGTCGTGATGTTCTTCATGCACCTCAAGGACGACGACCGCACGTACTCCGGCTTCTTCTCGAGCGGCATGTTCATAGCCCTGGCGACGTTCGTCGGCCTCACGGCCATGTTCATCCTGCCGAAGGCGGTCGCCTCGACGCGGCCGGACAACCGCGCGGCGCAGGAAGCGAGCCACGCCGTGCCGCACGAGCTGCTCGACAACGTCGAGACCCGTGGCGCTTCGCGCGCGCCGGCCGAGATCGCCGACACGCCCGCCGTCGCCGATCGGAGCGTGAGCGTGGAAGCGCCGACCGCTCCAAACGACGCCTCCACCTACAGCGTCACTCCGCCTGCGGGCGCCACGGCGCAGGGCGGAGCTGCCACCGCCGAGGAGCCCGCGGCCACGGAAGCGCCGGCCGCGGAGGCCACCGGGGCGCAGTCCGCCGCGGGTGAAGCCGCCGAGGCCGAGGAGCCGGCCGCCCAGGAAGCCACGGCTGAGGAGGCCGAGGAAGCCCCCGCTCAGGCGGAGGCGCCCACGGCGGAAGAGCCGGCCGCGGCCGCCGTCAGCTGGGACAAGGACCACGGCGCCGCAGTGTTCAACGCCAACTGCATGGCGTGCCACCAGATGACCGGTCAGGGCATACCGGGTGCGTTCCCACCCCTCGCGAGCCACGCCGTCGAGGTCTATGCGGTGGCCGGTGGCCGCGACTACCTGGCCGACGCCGTCATCTTCGGCCTACAGGGCGCCATCAACGTCAACGGCATGACCTACAACGGCGTCATGCCGGCGTGGGGTCACCTCGCCGACGCCGACCTGGCCGACGCCCTCAACCACGTCCTCACGGCCTGGGACGACGAGCCCGCCGGCTTCCAGCCGTACACGGCCGCCGACATCGCCGCAAGGCGCCCCGACGGCCTGAGCGCCGGCGACGTGCACGCCAAGCGGGAGGCGCTCGGCCTCCACTGAGCCTCGGCCCTTAAGGCTGTTCAAGGTGTGCCCGCTCCAGTTGGAGCGGGCACACCTCTTTCACGGGGCTTCTCGCGGCAACCACGGCCGGTCCCCCTACCCAGCCGGGCCGCGCGGAACGACCGCCCGAGGCGACGACGCTCGCAAGGGCCAGCCAGGCGACCGCCCACGGCGGGCGGCGCCTCGAGCGGTTTCGGTTTAGCATGACGGGGTGCTGTACCTATCCTGGCAACTGGAACCGGTCCTCCTGGGCATGATCGCCGCGCTGGCGGTCGCCTACTACCTCTGCGTAGGACCGCTGCGTAAACGCCTGGCGCCCGGGGAGCCGTACCCCACCCGCTACGCCGTAATCTTCGGCCTCGGGCTCCTCGCCCTGTTCCTAAACGAGGGCTCGCCCCTGCACGACCTCGCGGAGCGCTACCTGCTCATCGCGCACATGGTGCAGCACCTGCTGCTCACCTACGCCATCGCGCCCATCCTCCTGGCCGGCACGCCGCCGTGGCTCCTCAAAGCCGCGCTCGCCAACCGCACCACCCTGCCGGTCAGCAAGGTCCTGCTCAACCCCATCACGACGTTCGCCATCTTCACGCTCGTCCTCTCCGTCTACCACCTGCCGCCCATCTACGACGCCGCGCTCGCCAACACGTCCTTGCACCACGCCATCCACGTCATCATGCTGTTCGCGTCGCTCATGATGTGGTGGCCCATGATGAGCCCGCTGGCCGAGCTGCCGCGCCCGCCGTTCCTCGGGCGCGCCGTCTACCTCTTCCTCCTGCCGGTCGCTCAGCTCCCCATCTTCGCCAGCGTCACCTTCTCGCCCGACGTCCTGTACGCCGCCTACGCCAACATGCCGACGCGGGCCTTCGGCCTGAGCCCGATGGAGGACCAGCAGGTGGCCGGCGCCGTCATGAAGGTCGGCGGGCTCATCGCGTTCGGCCTGCCGTTCATCTACACGTTCCTGCAGTGGTTCTGGGTCGAGGACAAGGAGCACCGGTGGGGCGGGGCGCGGCCATGACCCGGCTGCCGCAGCCGCTGCGCGCCATCGCCTTCGACTGGGGCGGCGTGTTCACGGAAGGCACCTTCGACTCGCGCGCCCACGCCCGCTTGGCCGAATTGCACGGGCTCGACGCGGCCGACGTCCTCCCCGTGTACCTGGAGCTCATGGAGGGGTTCGAGGTCGGCGAGTTCGACATGCCGGAGTTCCATCGGTGCTTCCAGGCCGCGGTGGGCCGCACCTCGACGCTGGCGGAGTTCAGGGCGACCTTCCTCGGCGCCGTCAGGGAGCGCGAGGCCATGTACGACCTCCTCGCTTCCTTGCCCGATGACGTACCGCTCGCCATGCTCTCGAACAACTCCCCGGAGCTCTGCGACGTCGTGCGCGACGACCCGCGCATGCGCAAGCTCAGGGCCTTCGTGTTCTCGAACGAGATCGGGGTGCGTAAGCCGGACGAGCGTGCGTTCGCGGCCTTGAGTTCGGCGCTCGCGCTGCCACCGGCCGCCACCGTGTTCATCGACGACAACAGCGACAACATCGCGGCGTGCGAGCGGCTCGGCTTCGTCGGGCTGCTCCTCGACACGGTCCCCTCCTTCGCCGCGCGGTGGCACTCGCTCTTCCCCGACCTGCCGCTCCCGCCCGGGTTCGGATGAGCGGCACCGAGCCTTTCGAGACCCGGAGCGCTCGCATGGCCAGGTTCGGCGACGACCCCGCCGACGATGGCACGGAGCCGCCCGCGGCCGGGCCGGGCAGCGAGCCCGAGGGCGGCTACACGGAGCGCGTCGGCAACGACCGCGACCTCTGGGAGGGGGAGGCC
This window harbors:
- a CDS encoding HAD-IA family hydrolase, whose product is MTRLPQPLRAIAFDWGGVFTEGTFDSRAHARLAELHGLDAADVLPVYLELMEGFEVGEFDMPEFHRCFQAAVGRTSTLAEFRATFLGAVREREAMYDLLASLPDDVPLAMLSNNSPELCDVVRDDPRMRKLRAFVFSNEIGVRKPDERAFAALSSALALPPAATVFIDDNSDNIAACERLGFVGLLLDTVPSFAARWHSLFPDLPLPPGFG
- a CDS encoding cytochrome C oxidase subunit IV family protein; this translates as MSEGKHTSVSTYVIVALILGVITYVEFALVEYPQAWLGSGWTIFLLVALSIVKFVMVVMFFMHLKDDDRTYSGFFSSGMFIALATFVGLTAMFILPKAVASTRPDNRAAQEASHAVPHELLDNVETRGASRAPAEIADTPAVADRSVSVEAPTAPNDASTYSVTPPAGATAQGGAATAEEPAATEAPAAEATGAQSAAGEAAEAEEPAAQEATAEEAEEAPAQAEAPTAEEPAAAAVSWDKDHGAAVFNANCMACHQMTGQGIPGAFPPLASHAVEVYAVAGGRDYLADAVIFGLQGAINVNGMTYNGVMPAWGHLADADLADALNHVLTAWDDEPAGFQPYTAADIAARRPDGLSAGDVHAKREALGLH
- a CDS encoding cytochrome c oxidase assembly protein, producing MLYLSWQLEPVLLGMIAALAVAYYLCVGPLRKRLAPGEPYPTRYAVIFGLGLLALFLNEGSPLHDLAERYLLIAHMVQHLLLTYAIAPILLAGTPPWLLKAALANRTTLPVSKVLLNPITTFAIFTLVLSVYHLPPIYDAALANTSLHHAIHVIMLFASLMMWWPMMSPLAELPRPPFLGRAVYLFLLPVAQLPIFASVTFSPDVLYAAYANMPTRAFGLSPMEDQQVAGAVMKVGGLIAFGLPFIYTFLQWFWVEDKEHRWGGARP